A genomic stretch from Limnohabitans sp. includes:
- a CDS encoding ATP-dependent helicase: MSSPETITQQIDSLNSDQREVALCMGHCLTIAAPGSGKTKTLAVKAAYLLSKGNTVSAVTFTRDAAIELRDRIVALSGEESLPRLLVGTFHSIDLLMAFPKRVRSGMGSEILSKGYSRLSRQWEIVKESSRRSIVARAINASGLDLEVEEGTRIVEAIKSGHEKPETEQHAVLHKTYVDLLKRHGVIDFQDILLETNKAISNGDISPLKTDFLMIDEFQDTDRVQFKWAMLHADAGSVLTAVGDDDQSIYGFRRAMGYSGMVEFQDRLQATRVVLGMNYRSHAEVLAPSAALISINEDRMVKDLVSFKGPGGSAQWDRFGSREAEAAAVHDWAKEAINNGASVGVLARTNTLLNKIEAQCIKGSTPYVRAEGGSILQSREMGVFLAALGLLTQDSMLDADEVLAWSKVTEDEIKGIHASLGKSGFVYITKKQLDQLALSTSSKATISAILRRRIDWQILLRTGGINFVIDGVLGFLSSSVATDKWTLRGLETVSDVFRKPVGHGNGIQEMSERMERIRKLQKGNNEMEGKSTGAVSLLTAHGSKGLEYDYVWIIGAEEGTFPDKSASTQEERRLFFVAMTRARKHLMASAGGAKPLSPFIDEAGLLRRPELREPGAEIDL, encoded by the coding sequence TTGTCTTCGCCAGAAACCATCACGCAACAGATAGATTCACTCAACAGCGATCAGCGCGAGGTCGCTTTGTGCATGGGCCACTGTTTGACCATAGCGGCTCCCGGATCGGGCAAAACAAAGACGCTCGCAGTGAAAGCGGCTTACCTTCTGAGTAAGGGGAACACGGTCAGCGCAGTCACATTTACGCGTGACGCGGCCATAGAGCTGCGTGATCGAATTGTCGCCCTCTCTGGCGAAGAATCGCTTCCCCGCCTGCTGGTGGGAACATTCCACTCCATTGATCTGCTCATGGCGTTCCCAAAGCGTGTCCGTTCGGGCATGGGCAGCGAAATCCTCAGCAAAGGCTATTCCCGTCTTTCCCGCCAATGGGAGATCGTCAAAGAATCGAGTCGCCGCTCAATCGTCGCTCGGGCTATCAATGCCAGTGGACTGGATCTCGAAGTCGAAGAGGGGACTCGCATTGTCGAGGCCATTAAATCAGGACACGAAAAGCCAGAAACAGAACAACATGCGGTGCTGCATAAAACCTACGTCGACCTGCTCAAGCGTCACGGCGTCATCGACTTTCAGGACATTCTCCTCGAAACCAATAAAGCGATCAGCAATGGCGATATCAGTCCTCTCAAAACTGACTTTTTGATGATTGATGAATTCCAAGATACGGACCGCGTTCAGTTCAAATGGGCCATGCTTCATGCTGATGCTGGCAGCGTTCTCACGGCCGTCGGCGACGATGATCAATCCATCTATGGCTTCAGACGGGCCATGGGATACAGCGGGATGGTCGAATTCCAAGACCGGCTCCAGGCCACCCGCGTCGTGCTCGGGATGAACTATCGGTCACACGCCGAAGTTCTCGCCCCTTCTGCCGCGCTCATATCCATCAACGAAGACAGGATGGTCAAGGACCTGGTGTCCTTCAAAGGCCCTGGTGGTTCAGCTCAATGGGATCGTTTTGGCTCCCGTGAGGCTGAGGCAGCCGCAGTTCATGATTGGGCCAAAGAGGCGATCAACAACGGCGCAAGCGTTGGGGTTCTCGCTCGGACCAATACCTTGCTGAACAAAATCGAGGCACAGTGCATCAAGGGCTCGACACCCTACGTTCGGGCCGAAGGCGGCTCGATTTTGCAGTCGCGTGAGATGGGGGTTTTCTTGGCCGCCTTGGGCCTTCTGACGCAAGACAGCATGCTAGATGCCGATGAAGTTTTGGCCTGGTCTAAAGTCACGGAAGATGAAATCAAGGGGATTCACGCATCCTTGGGTAAGTCTGGATTCGTATACATCACCAAAAAGCAACTTGACCAGTTGGCTTTGTCCACATCTTCAAAAGCAACGATTTCGGCAATTCTACGCCGCCGTATTGACTGGCAGATATTACTCAGAACGGGTGGCATCAATTTCGTCATTGACGGCGTTCTTGGTTTTTTGAGTAGCTCCGTGGCCACTGATAAGTGGACTTTGCGTGGGCTTGAAACTGTCTCTGACGTCTTCCGCAAACCCGTAGGACACGGCAACGGCATCCAGGAGATGAGTGAACGAATGGAGCGAATTCGAAAGCTGCAAAAGGGAAACAATGAGATGGAAGGCAAATCTACGGGCGCCGTCTCACTCTTGACCGCTCATGGATCAAAGGGTTTGGAATACGATTACGTCTGGATCATCGGAGCGGAAGAGGGCACATTCCCCGATAAGTCCGCATCCACACAGGAAGAGCGACGTTTGTTCTTTGTGGCCATGACTCGTGCACGAAAGCACCTCATGGCGAGCGCTGGCGGGGCAAAGCCGTTGTCACCATTCATTGACGAAGCTGGTTTACTCCGAAGACCAGAACTGCGAGAACCGGGCGCAGAAATTGACCTCTGA
- a CDS encoding nucleoside monophosphate kinase — MASKHPVLFFIGPHGSGKTTAGRSLEAHHGFKHMSLGDLGRLARQRKTAGDFSLRLMCLLVAQKPNQPLGHHLVDALLRSIHDMRQRQPISVDGFPAEPDHLKLLPAGSTVINFDVPDDVREARLTNRSEHGPRKWVQGGQSLRDASLPALLSEGAGEIQTIDAKVDPQAVIRQLLAFV; from the coding sequence ATGGCAAGCAAACATCCTGTCCTCTTTTTCATAGGCCCTCATGGCAGTGGCAAGACAACCGCTGGACGATCTCTGGAGGCTCACCATGGCTTCAAGCACATGAGCCTTGGTGACCTGGGGAGGCTGGCTAGACAGCGAAAAACTGCGGGAGACTTCTCGTTGCGCCTCATGTGCCTACTTGTTGCACAGAAACCCAATCAGCCTCTTGGGCACCATCTGGTCGATGCGTTGCTCAGAAGCATTCATGACATGCGGCAGCGCCAGCCGATCTCAGTGGATGGATTTCCGGCCGAACCTGATCACTTGAAGCTACTTCCGGCCGGCAGCACGGTCATCAATTTCGACGTGCCGGATGATGTGCGAGAAGCCCGTTTGACGAACCGTAGCGAGCATGGCCCGCGCAAATGGGTGCAGGGTGGCCAATCATTGAGGGATGCCAGCTTGCCCGCCCTGTTGAGCGAAGGGGCCGGGGAAATTCAGACGATTGACGCCAAAGTTGATCCTCAGGCCGTCATCAGACAATTGCTTGCATTTGTTTGA
- a CDS encoding helicase-related protein produces MAFEDETVYTRFYGSDPDEVIDLIGKSVVIQATVDGNGRQTFLRSPSLSRITGRIDPVYVGAQGLVSGEVVESAVQSALKLGDALNAAANAIHSSQPAMEVLGRHGITPLPLLQGLHAPQSLALADLALRVAKECCINEVKAAARPSRIQLATPYNLDDALIKVVAEQPETLSESQRSALNVIRKACNSNRPAHILLNGDVGSGKTLVFLTALAAIARASGGKVAVLVPSDLVARQIYANAAKRFPDLFPCIVSGDPAVDAKQEQMAASSMFIGTQALLTRELPCLEALVVDEQHKLSVDQRGALLGLNTHVIEASATPIPRTLALALYDGWTYAVIKHSPVAKTIHSHVVNQDDRATISKMVMDHLGAGRKVVFLYPSVAGKGDGVIKKAEALGAHFPGKVAMLHGKLKPAEKIRALESFREGTCPIVVASTAIEVGVDVPDIGLMVVLGADRFGVSQLHQLRGRLVRNGGMGDFVMAAPSKIKAPTRKRLDAVAQHADGFSLAQRDLELRGFGELLGDAQVGDSTTLFKLNRLEPEDFLPR; encoded by the coding sequence TTGGCATTTGAAGACGAGACGGTGTACACGCGCTTTTACGGGAGCGATCCCGATGAAGTGATTGACTTGATAGGCAAGTCGGTGGTCATCCAAGCCACGGTAGACGGCAATGGGCGTCAGACTTTTTTACGGTCCCCCTCGCTTTCACGCATCACAGGCCGCATTGATCCCGTCTATGTGGGTGCGCAAGGCTTGGTCTCTGGCGAAGTAGTTGAATCTGCTGTCCAATCTGCCCTCAAGTTAGGCGATGCGCTCAACGCTGCGGCCAACGCAATTCATTCCAGCCAGCCGGCCATGGAGGTGCTTGGGCGTCACGGCATCACTCCCCTGCCCTTGCTTCAAGGTCTGCATGCACCCCAGAGCCTTGCATTGGCCGACCTTGCTCTGCGTGTCGCTAAAGAATGCTGCATCAACGAAGTTAAAGCTGCGGCAAGACCGAGCCGAATTCAACTCGCGACCCCTTACAACCTGGACGATGCGTTGATCAAGGTTGTGGCCGAGCAGCCCGAAACGCTCAGTGAGTCGCAACGCAGCGCCCTGAACGTCATTCGAAAGGCCTGCAATTCAAACAGGCCGGCGCACATCCTGCTCAATGGCGACGTGGGCTCAGGTAAGACCTTGGTGTTTCTCACTGCCCTTGCTGCAATTGCGCGGGCCAGCGGTGGAAAGGTTGCCGTCTTGGTACCCAGTGACTTGGTGGCCAGGCAGATTTATGCCAACGCAGCAAAGCGATTCCCTGATCTTTTTCCATGCATCGTGAGCGGTGACCCCGCAGTGGATGCGAAACAGGAGCAAATGGCTGCGTCCTCGATGTTTATCGGCACCCAAGCACTGCTGACGCGTGAACTGCCCTGCCTTGAAGCCCTTGTTGTCGATGAGCAGCACAAACTTTCGGTGGATCAGCGTGGCGCACTTCTGGGGCTCAACACGCACGTCATTGAGGCCAGTGCCACACCAATCCCGAGGACTTTGGCATTGGCTCTCTACGACGGCTGGACCTATGCGGTGATCAAGCATTCACCGGTGGCCAAGACCATCCATAGCCACGTGGTTAATCAGGATGACAGGGCAACGATCTCAAAAATGGTGATGGATCATTTGGGTGCCGGCCGGAAAGTCGTCTTCCTCTATCCCAGTGTGGCCGGCAAGGGGGACGGTGTCATCAAAAAGGCCGAGGCCCTTGGTGCTCACTTTCCTGGCAAGGTAGCCATGCTTCACGGCAAGCTCAAGCCGGCCGAGAAAATACGGGCGCTTGAATCCTTTCGGGAAGGCACATGCCCAATCGTTGTCGCTTCTACGGCCATTGAAGTGGGCGTCGATGTGCCTGATATCGGCCTGATGGTGGTCCTTGGCGCAGATCGGTTTGGCGTTTCTCAGCTTCACCAGCTGCGCGGACGCTTGGTGCGAAATGGCGGTATGGGCGACTTTGTGATGGCGGCCCCGTCAAAGATCAAGGCGCCAACCAGAAAGCGACTCGATGCTGTCGCACAGCACGCTGACGGGTTTTCCTTGGCACAGCGCGACTTGGAGCTTCGCGGCTTCGGCGAGCTTTTAGGGGATGCTCAAGTGGGTGACTCGACGACGCTGTTCAAGCTTAATCGTTTGGAGCCAGAAGACTTTTTGCCGAGGTGA
- a CDS encoding thermonuclease family protein, with product MLKNQFQSFILLALVAFSFSAHSSMTVGRVVGVSDGDTITVLTKGNERLRVRLAEIDAPESSQAFGAKSKQALSEVCFGKEATISTANKDQYGRIVSRVVCSGVDAQQHMVGNGLAWVYARYATDKELLSLEPIVRASRIGLWSDPQPVPPWEFRRSKRQ from the coding sequence ATGCTTAAAAATCAATTTCAATCGTTCATCCTGCTGGCGCTGGTCGCGTTTTCTTTTTCAGCGCATTCGTCAATGACGGTGGGTCGAGTTGTCGGTGTTTCCGACGGTGACACCATCACCGTTTTGACCAAAGGGAACGAGCGCCTGCGCGTTCGACTTGCTGAAATCGATGCGCCCGAGTCTTCACAGGCCTTTGGTGCGAAGTCAAAGCAAGCTTTGTCTGAAGTGTGTTTTGGCAAGGAAGCAACCATCTCTACCGCCAATAAAGACCAGTACGGTCGAATTGTCAGTCGAGTGGTTTGCTCTGGAGTTGACGCACAACAGCACATGGTCGGCAATGGACTTGCATGGGTCTATGCCCGTTATGCAACCGACAAGGAACTCCTGTCGCTTGAGCCGATCGTCAGGGCATCAAGGATCGGACTGTGGAGCGATCCGCAGCCTGTTCCGCCCTGGGAGTTCAGGCGTTCCAAGCGGCAGTGA
- a CDS encoding phosphoadenosine phosphosulfate reductase family protein — protein MEKLFYKSETGPANQLSLFCDEANSSILGGATPDLSSYARFIVFFSGGKDSLACVLHLLDEGVSADRIELHHHLVDGREGSDLMDWPVTDAYCAAIASALGCSYRTSWREGGFEREMTRDSQATAPVWIPSEDGTSHIGLGGDGPLGTRNKFPQVSANLAVRWCSSALKIDVGARYLANHTVFNHGKTLVITGERAQESSARAKYLSFEPHRSDLRHGKRYQRHIDHWRPIHQWDETKVWEIIERYKILPHPAYYLGWGRTSCRQCIFGSPNQWATVRQVAPDAFKAIADYERTFKVTIHRSETVMQRAQKGVPYVTNTYWVEIANSKVLSISVRMTEWVMPLGAHGESCGPT, from the coding sequence ATGGAAAAATTGTTTTACAAATCAGAAACCGGACCTGCGAACCAACTAAGCCTTTTCTGCGATGAAGCCAACTCAAGCATTTTGGGTGGCGCAACTCCAGATCTATCGTCATACGCCCGCTTCATCGTTTTTTTCTCTGGCGGCAAAGACTCATTGGCCTGCGTTCTTCACCTTCTGGATGAGGGCGTATCAGCAGATCGCATAGAGCTACACCATCATCTGGTGGATGGTCGCGAGGGGTCTGATCTTATGGACTGGCCGGTTACGGACGCATACTGCGCCGCCATTGCAAGTGCCCTGGGGTGCTCGTACCGCACAAGCTGGCGAGAAGGCGGCTTCGAGCGCGAGATGACTCGTGACAGTCAAGCAACTGCGCCTGTGTGGATTCCCTCAGAAGATGGAACTTCACATATTGGTTTGGGTGGAGACGGTCCATTGGGAACTAGGAATAAATTTCCCCAGGTGAGCGCAAATTTGGCTGTCCGTTGGTGTAGCAGCGCCTTGAAAATCGACGTTGGTGCACGCTACCTGGCTAACCATACCGTGTTCAACCACGGGAAAACATTGGTTATCACCGGAGAGCGAGCTCAAGAAAGCAGTGCGCGGGCAAAGTACCTGTCATTTGAGCCACATCGAAGTGATTTACGCCATGGCAAACGCTACCAGCGCCACATCGACCATTGGAGGCCAATTCATCAGTGGGATGAAACAAAGGTCTGGGAAATCATTGAGCGCTACAAGATCCTTCCGCATCCGGCCTACTACTTAGGCTGGGGCAGAACCTCTTGTCGCCAATGCATCTTTGGTAGTCCCAACCAATGGGCAACAGTCAGGCAGGTGGCGCCTGACGCCTTCAAGGCAATTGCTGATTACGAGCGAACCTTCAAGGTCACGATCCATCGAAGCGAAACAGTGATGCAACGTGCCCAAAAGGGGGTGCCTTATGTCACGAACACTTACTGGGTCGAAATCGCAAACTCAAAGGTTTTGAGCATATCTGTTCGCATGACGGAATGGGTGATGCCGCTGGGCGCTCACGGCGAATCCTGCGGCCCAACTTAA
- a CDS encoding N-6 DNA methylase, which yields MLQLSIFDFFDAAQVAEVPVEVAPATAVANSISKAFAPVAKSSYFRMSDDILDPLSGPAAKVRANMAAIETAISLRGSSKPATEEQRRTMAAFTGWGGLSEVFAKNSEYAQASSRLAELLSPSEYAQAQDSVLTAYYTEPEVIRAMWQMVRSAGFAGGAVIEPSCGNGHFVGCMPDDLREASHIHMVEIDPLTATMAVEIYADDRTMVRNCGIEDTSYVGCFDLVIGNIPFGNYRVSDRRLDRLKLNIHEYFVAKSLDMVRPGGLVALITTASMMDKADSSIKRLMLQKSNILSIVRLPSGAFKRLGGTDVLTDIVLLQKRSAILEDELVVDLPVFSICQAKQAPGQLCCSKEFMNWQRPKINAYFADRPEQVLGKLVRVSGRFGSGIGVSADDCWQQRLGEIAHGIPKVFDPAQNIGENQSTASRVKDPAGTKSFVAQGFFFADDGRLMRVTHTNTVESQDHLPGASILRIEGMTRIRDCVLRLMEADAGQKSHAQEIRAELNALYDGFVSRYGYLLSPVNRRLYRSDSHAPLLWSLEFWDDESEQAKKADIFTGSTVSVATLPEKVESIDDAIALSYNKYGRLEVSTIAVALDCSEDDVVAQLLENKRVFLDPLTGQWVDSLDYLSGNVRLKLQLAKDAAVNNQSFEANVKALDAVQPPWISLSQVAIRLGVPWMPANVIEMWLKDTLRLGEGNLEHTTASVNHVPETASWTVECNMEKAAIFKSEWGTARKGFWDLLRLMLNQQTPEVYDEIELPDNKTKRVINRDETLAAQAKAEAIGQSFEKWLVEQDTVRHSLECDYNLRYNGTVNRTYDGSHMMIPGLNPMIKLRDAQKDSIWRGIVSGNTLYALAVGGGKTLIQICVAQESKRLGIANKPVLVVPNHMLEAFAGEYLRAFPRAKVLAASKDDFEGEGRKTLLMRAATGNWDCIIVTHSTFGRIGLGQQTIKSHANTIKERAREAVLGISDRNLVREASRAAKAVETKLESLMGVDRDSGILPFEDLGIDMILVDEADLFKNLFFFTKKKRIPGIASAFSSRALDLFIKSRVVFERRGDSSRGLMFSTATPISNSIAEMFIMQTYLQEDRLRELDIDNFDAWSANFAREVTCVEVKPEGSGYRLHTRFARFVNVPELMLVFREIAEIRTKKMLALPEPKLYGGGHEVVVVQPSQAQKDYVQELVKRAEDIRSGEVTPDEDNMLCVTGDGRKAALDMRCVNPNAKNDPTSKVNVCADKVFEIWERTKEQRLTQLVFCDLSVPNKSGFSVYQHLKDFLIAKGIPEQEIAFAQDWDTDSKKAKLHRLVRSGQIRVLIGSTELMGFGTNVQDRLVAKHDLDAPWRPRDVEQRDGRIIRQGNMNEVVHIFRYVTEQTFDAYMWQTLERKASFIAQVMENDGQARSVEDVTSQSLSFAEVKALASGNPIVIEKAAVDAEVAKLMAIKDVHEADALRHKRRATQALDDVTYYDKTAKKLETLLSNARWDVSSVNVRGIKHASAQKASEALMDANKHASEVMKMEKNRSSVNEVAMFESGNLIASMRITFFAKELQVRIADMPETGFFVVSDMPYGAERIEKWLVDGGPLPELAKRIQELKSIIAKLNIEAANFSSASERVFEHAQKLSQALQRQAEIDEALEIDADDKSALALSQD from the coding sequence ATGCTGCAACTGAGCATTTTCGATTTCTTCGACGCCGCGCAAGTGGCCGAAGTACCCGTTGAGGTCGCACCGGCAACAGCAGTTGCCAACTCGATCTCCAAAGCGTTCGCACCTGTGGCGAAGTCTTCGTACTTCCGCATGAGCGACGACATCTTGGACCCACTGAGCGGTCCAGCCGCCAAAGTTCGAGCCAACATGGCTGCGATCGAAACGGCGATCTCTCTGCGCGGATCAAGCAAGCCCGCCACCGAAGAGCAGCGCCGCACCATGGCAGCCTTCACGGGCTGGGGTGGTCTCTCCGAGGTATTTGCCAAAAACTCTGAGTACGCCCAGGCGAGCAGTCGCTTGGCCGAACTCTTGAGCCCAAGCGAATACGCTCAGGCGCAAGACTCGGTCCTGACGGCCTACTACACAGAGCCCGAAGTGATTCGGGCCATGTGGCAGATGGTGCGCAGCGCTGGCTTTGCCGGCGGTGCAGTCATCGAGCCCTCGTGTGGTAACGGTCATTTCGTCGGGTGCATGCCCGACGATCTGCGTGAAGCGTCGCACATCCACATGGTGGAAATCGACCCGTTGACCGCGACAATGGCCGTCGAGATCTATGCCGATGATCGCACCATGGTGCGCAACTGCGGTATCGAAGATACGTCCTACGTGGGCTGCTTTGATCTCGTGATCGGCAACATCCCGTTCGGCAACTACCGAGTGAGCGACCGTCGCTTGGACCGTTTGAAGCTCAACATCCACGAATACTTCGTGGCCAAATCGCTCGACATGGTTCGCCCTGGCGGCCTGGTGGCGCTCATCACTACCGCCTCGATGATGGACAAGGCAGACTCTTCGATCAAGCGGTTAATGCTGCAAAAGTCGAACATCCTGTCCATCGTGCGCCTGCCCTCCGGTGCGTTCAAGCGACTGGGAGGCACCGACGTCTTAACGGACATCGTGCTTCTTCAAAAGCGAAGCGCAATTCTTGAAGACGAGTTGGTAGTTGATTTGCCCGTGTTCTCCATTTGCCAAGCCAAGCAAGCCCCAGGGCAGCTGTGCTGCAGCAAAGAGTTCATGAACTGGCAGAGACCGAAAATCAACGCGTACTTCGCAGATCGGCCCGAGCAGGTCTTGGGCAAATTGGTGAGGGTTTCTGGCCGATTCGGCTCCGGCATCGGCGTCTCGGCCGATGATTGCTGGCAACAGCGTCTTGGAGAGATCGCCCACGGCATCCCAAAGGTCTTCGATCCGGCGCAAAACATTGGTGAGAACCAATCGACGGCAAGCCGAGTCAAAGATCCCGCCGGCACCAAGAGCTTCGTGGCCCAGGGCTTCTTCTTTGCTGATGACGGCCGCCTCATGCGGGTGACCCACACCAACACAGTCGAAAGTCAAGACCACCTGCCGGGTGCATCGATCTTGCGCATTGAGGGTATGACCCGCATCCGCGACTGTGTGCTTCGGCTCATGGAAGCCGACGCTGGCCAAAAATCACATGCGCAGGAAATTCGCGCAGAGCTCAACGCGTTGTACGACGGTTTTGTGAGTCGTTATGGCTACTTGCTCAGCCCGGTGAACCGCCGGCTCTACAGGTCAGATTCCCATGCACCGCTTTTGTGGTCGCTTGAGTTCTGGGACGATGAGTCGGAACAGGCCAAAAAAGCCGACATCTTCACTGGAAGTACGGTCTCGGTGGCCACTCTTCCCGAAAAGGTAGAAAGCATCGACGACGCCATCGCATTGTCATACAACAAGTATGGCCGTCTTGAGGTGTCCACGATCGCAGTGGCATTGGACTGCTCCGAAGATGATGTGGTCGCGCAGCTGCTTGAGAACAAACGCGTTTTCCTGGACCCCCTTACGGGGCAGTGGGTGGACTCGTTGGACTACTTGAGCGGTAACGTCCGGCTAAAACTTCAACTGGCCAAAGACGCTGCGGTGAATAACCAAAGCTTCGAGGCCAACGTGAAGGCGCTTGACGCCGTGCAACCCCCTTGGATCAGCCTTTCGCAGGTTGCAATCCGTTTGGGTGTGCCGTGGATGCCTGCCAATGTCATCGAAATGTGGCTTAAAGACACTCTACGTCTTGGCGAAGGTAATCTTGAACACACCACTGCCTCTGTCAACCACGTGCCCGAAACCGCCTCTTGGACGGTCGAGTGCAACATGGAAAAAGCGGCGATCTTCAAGTCAGAGTGGGGAACTGCCCGCAAGGGATTCTGGGACCTGCTGCGCTTGATGCTCAACCAACAGACGCCCGAGGTGTACGACGAAATTGAGTTGCCCGACAACAAAACCAAGCGTGTCATCAACCGTGATGAGACCTTGGCCGCCCAAGCCAAAGCAGAGGCCATCGGCCAAAGTTTTGAAAAGTGGCTAGTTGAGCAAGACACCGTGCGCCATTCATTGGAGTGCGACTACAACCTGCGCTACAACGGTACAGTCAATCGAACCTACGACGGCTCTCACATGATGATCCCTGGGCTCAACCCCATGATCAAATTGCGGGACGCTCAGAAGGACTCTATCTGGCGTGGAATCGTCAGCGGCAACACGCTCTATGCGTTGGCTGTTGGCGGTGGCAAAACGCTCATTCAGATCTGTGTTGCACAGGAAAGCAAGCGGCTCGGGATTGCCAACAAACCCGTTCTGGTGGTTCCCAACCACATGCTTGAAGCCTTCGCCGGCGAATACCTGCGTGCGTTCCCACGTGCAAAGGTGCTGGCAGCGTCAAAGGATGACTTCGAAGGTGAGGGTCGCAAGACCCTGCTCATGCGTGCTGCTACAGGTAACTGGGACTGCATCATCGTGACGCACTCCACCTTCGGGCGAATCGGATTGGGACAGCAAACCATCAAATCGCATGCGAACACGATCAAAGAGCGTGCCCGTGAGGCTGTGTTGGGTATTTCGGACAGAAACCTTGTTCGCGAGGCATCCAGGGCGGCCAAAGCCGTGGAAACAAAGCTTGAATCTCTAATGGGTGTTGACCGCGACAGCGGAATTCTGCCTTTCGAGGATCTGGGAATCGACATGATCTTGGTAGACGAGGCCGACTTGTTCAAAAACTTGTTCTTCTTCACCAAGAAAAAGCGCATTCCCGGCATTGCAAGCGCGTTCTCGTCTCGCGCACTGGATCTGTTCATCAAGAGCAGGGTGGTGTTTGAGCGACGCGGTGACAGCAGTCGTGGCTTGATGTTCTCAACGGCCACGCCGATCAGCAACTCCATCGCTGAGATGTTCATCATGCAGACGTACCTTCAAGAAGATCGCCTGCGCGAGTTGGACATCGACAACTTCGATGCTTGGTCGGCTAACTTTGCGCGTGAGGTCACTTGCGTCGAGGTCAAGCCCGAAGGGTCTGGTTACCGGCTTCACACCCGGTTTGCCCGCTTTGTCAACGTCCCGGAACTCATGCTGGTCTTTCGCGAGATCGCCGAGATTCGGACGAAGAAAATGCTGGCTTTGCCTGAACCCAAGCTCTACGGTGGCGGCCATGAAGTGGTCGTTGTCCAGCCGAGTCAGGCTCAGAAGGACTACGTGCAAGAGCTCGTGAAGCGAGCCGAGGATATCCGATCGGGAGAAGTTACACCTGATGAGGACAACATGTTGTGCGTGACAGGTGACGGCCGCAAAGCTGCCCTGGACATGCGCTGTGTCAATCCCAATGCGAAAAACGATCCAACAAGCAAGGTCAACGTCTGTGCCGATAAGGTGTTTGAGATCTGGGAACGGACGAAGGAACAGCGGCTCACGCAGCTGGTCTTTTGCGATCTCAGTGTGCCCAATAAGTCGGGGTTTTCCGTCTATCAGCACCTCAAAGATTTCCTGATTGCAAAAGGCATTCCCGAACAGGAAATTGCCTTCGCGCAAGACTGGGACACCGACTCGAAAAAGGCCAAATTGCACCGCCTGGTGCGTTCAGGCCAAATTCGCGTGCTCATTGGCTCAACCGAGTTGATGGGGTTCGGCACCAACGTGCAAGACCGCCTGGTCGCCAAACATGACTTGGACGCCCCATGGCGCCCTCGTGATGTTGAACAGCGCGATGGACGGATCATTCGCCAAGGCAACATGAATGAAGTTGTTCACATCTTCAGGTACGTCACGGAGCAAACCTTCGACGCGTACATGTGGCAGACGCTCGAGCGCAAGGCCTCGTTCATCGCGCAAGTGATGGAAAACGACGGTCAAGCCCGAAGCGTGGAAGACGTGACAAGCCAGTCTTTGTCATTTGCTGAAGTGAAAGCTTTGGCATCGGGTAACCCAATCGTGATCGAGAAGGCTGCGGTGGACGCTGAGGTCGCCAAACTCATGGCGATCAAAGATGTGCACGAAGCTGATGCCTTACGCCACAAGCGAAGGGCCACTCAGGCGTTGGATGACGTCACGTACTACGACAAAACCGCAAAAAAACTGGAGACCCTGCTGAGCAATGCACGATGGGATGTCAGCTCTGTCAATGTGCGAGGCATTAAACATGCGTCCGCTCAAAAGGCCAGCGAAGCTTTGATGGATGCCAACAAGCATGCTTCAGAGGTGATGAAAATGGAGAAAAACCGTTCTTCGGTCAATGAGGTGGCCATGTTTGAGTCGGGTAATCTGATCGCAAGCATGCGGATCACTTTCTTCGCTAAAGAGCTTCAAGTTCGGATCGCGGATATGCCGGAGACAGGTTTTTTCGTGGTCAGCGACATGCCTTACGGGGCTGAGCGCATCGAAAAATGGCTTGTTGATGGTGGGCCCCTACCAGAACTTGCCAAGCGAATCCAAGAACTGAAAAGCATCATCGCCAAGCTGAACATTGAAGCAGCAAACTTTTCTTCGGCCTCTGAACGTGTTTTCGAACATGCTCAAAAGCTCAGTCAAGCGTTGCAGCGTCAAGCTGAAATCGATGAAGCACTGGAAATCGATGCCGATGATAAATCGGCCCTGGCCTTGAGCCAGGATTAA